The region TTTTTGAAATTTCAGATAGCTCTAGGAATATAACTTATTCCGTGAAAAGAATCTTGAAGGTTATAGGTAGAAATAACGAATATTCTGTTGAAATTAAAGAAGATGGTAAAGAGAAAGGGGGTGGTAGGAGAGAGTTAAGCGACCAAATATCAGAAAATCTTTTGAAGTGCGATTATGAACTTTTTACACGCTCTATTGTTCTCCCGCAGGGGCAGTTCTCAGCATTTCTAAAAAGTGATGATCCAAGACAGCGAAGAGAAATACTAGAGGAAATATTTCCGGAACTTAGAATATACAGAAGAATCAAAGCCAAGATAAGTGAAAGATTAAACAAATGCAGTAATTATTCTGAAGATGAGAATAAGATTAAGGAACTTGAAGAAGAACTGTCCAGTTTACTTGGAGAAATTAAGGAAAATGTAAAAATTTAAATTTTCCAAAA is a window of Brevinematia bacterium DNA encoding:
- a CDS encoding AAA family ATPase, with the translated sequence MKLKEIRLKNFGSYKDCTLDLRNLMDSPIILVIGDTGSGKSTLLDGIVFALYQKVLRYQSREISSVRRLDALEDEETFSEIVFEISDSSRNITYSVKRILKVIGRNNEYSVEIKEDGKEKGGGRRELSDQISENLLKCDYELFTRSIVLPQGQFSAFLKSDDPRQRREILEEIFPELRIYRRIKAKISERLNKCSNYSEDENKIKELEEELSSLLGEIKENVKI